A genome region from Hymenobacter tibetensis includes the following:
- a CDS encoding serine hydrolase — protein MASVLLLPATVLGQRGGNPMPRLLGADTSRFGRVMRDPAAYRVQILYTQINRDAAGKPHFRTYRYGASGRQYFYPASTVKLPTAALALAKLRSLRAQVPALTAASPLRLDSAFAGQTRVLRDSSAASGRASIGQYVRKVLLVSDNDAYNRLYEFVGQQELNKGLRQLGLRNSRLIHRLSVGDEEPGSRHTNPLAFYADTALTQPLYVQPSAYNNQPLPKLTAQDFRIGRAYMQGNKRIEGPLDFGAKNNFSLAEQQQVLRALLFPEATPGKHRFALAEADYRFLYRYLSMLPRESLAPRYDTAHYPDTYAKFLLGGGGIAPLPSGVRAFNKIGQAYGFLIDNAYVVDFEHGVEFLLSAVIYVNADGVLNDDQYDYGTIGFPFLRDLGQAVYNYERQRPRRHPANLSRFQLNYNVVGEDAP, from the coding sequence GTGGCAAGCGTACTGCTGCTCCCAGCCACGGTGCTGGGCCAGCGCGGCGGCAATCCAATGCCCCGCTTGCTTGGGGCCGATACCAGCCGGTTTGGGCGGGTGATGCGCGACCCGGCTGCGTATCGGGTCCAGATTTTGTATACCCAAATCAACCGTGATGCGGCCGGAAAACCGCACTTTCGCACGTACCGGTACGGCGCTTCGGGGCGGCAGTATTTTTATCCGGCCAGTACCGTGAAGTTGCCGACTGCGGCGTTGGCGCTGGCAAAGCTACGAAGCCTGCGCGCCCAGGTGCCCGCCCTAACGGCAGCTTCGCCACTACGGCTCGATTCCGCCTTCGCTGGCCAAACCCGCGTTCTGCGGGATTCATCGGCAGCCTCCGGCCGAGCTAGCATTGGGCAGTATGTGCGCAAGGTGCTGTTGGTGAGCGACAACGATGCGTATAACCGGCTGTATGAATTTGTGGGGCAGCAGGAACTGAACAAGGGGTTGCGCCAGCTTGGCCTGCGGAACAGCCGCCTGATTCATCGGCTTTCGGTTGGGGACGAGGAACCCGGGTCGCGCCACACCAACCCGCTAGCATTCTACGCCGATACGGCCCTCACGCAGCCGCTGTACGTGCAGCCTTCCGCCTACAACAACCAGCCACTGCCCAAACTAACGGCGCAAGATTTCCGCATTGGCCGGGCCTATATGCAGGGCAACAAACGGATAGAAGGGCCGTTGGATTTCGGCGCCAAAAACAACTTTTCGTTAGCCGAGCAACAGCAGGTGTTGCGCGCTCTGCTATTTCCGGAAGCCACGCCCGGCAAGCACCGGTTTGCGCTGGCCGAAGCAGATTACCGCTTTCTGTATCGCTACCTGTCCATGCTGCCGCGCGAAAGCCTGGCGCCCCGCTACGACACCGCGCATTACCCTGATACCTACGCCAAGTTTCTGCTGGGAGGTGGGGGTATCGCGCCGTTGCCGTCGGGGGTGCGGGCGTTCAACAAAATCGGGCAGGCCTACGGATTTCTGATTGACAACGCCTACGTAGTGGATTTCGAGCACGGCGTGGAGTTTCTGCTCTCGGCGGTGATCTACGTGAATGCCGATGGCGTGCTCAACGACGACCAGTATGACTACGGCACCATTGGCTTCCCTTTCCTGCGCGATTTAGGCCAGGCAGTGTACAATTACGAGCGGCAACGCCCACGCCGCCACCCGGCCAACCTTAGCCGGTTTCAGCTCAACTACAATGTAGTAGGGGAGGACGCGCCATGA
- a CDS encoding M15 family metallopeptidase, protein MTPTAFASPLPNAYGLAVVTDVAVYWQQVHLHPETKLVNLRDAIPNIQLDIRYATTSNVLGEALYPTAAAFLRAPAAEALQQVQAALAVHGVGLVVFDAYRPYSVTVQFWEQIQDETYAAPPWRGSRHNRGCSVDVALVDATGQPLRMPTAFDDLTPAAHATYEPVSAEARRNRTLLLDTMAAFHFVNYPAEWWHFDFARWAEFDLLDIPFSALTTK, encoded by the coding sequence ATGACACCTACTGCCTTCGCCTCACCATTGCCCAATGCCTATGGCTTGGCGGTAGTTACTGACGTGGCCGTTTACTGGCAACAAGTTCACCTACACCCCGAAACCAAGCTAGTAAACCTGCGGGATGCAATTCCTAATATTCAGCTTGACATTCGTTACGCCACAACTTCCAATGTGCTAGGCGAGGCCCTATACCCGACGGCCGCAGCGTTTCTGCGTGCCCCCGCAGCCGAGGCGTTGCAGCAGGTGCAAGCTGCCTTAGCCGTGCATGGCGTGGGGTTAGTGGTGTTCGATGCCTACCGGCCGTACAGCGTGACGGTGCAGTTCTGGGAGCAGATCCAAGACGAAACCTACGCGGCCCCACCGTGGCGCGGCTCCCGGCACAACCGCGGCTGCTCCGTGGATGTGGCGCTGGTGGATGCTACCGGTCAGCCGTTACGCATGCCCACGGCTTTCGATGATCTGACACCCGCCGCCCATGCCACCTACGAGCCCGTATCAGCCGAGGCGCGCCGCAACCGCACGTTGTTGCTGGATACTATGGCAGCGTTCCATTTCGTGAACTACCCGGCGGAGTGGTGGCACTTCGACTTTGCGCGGTGGGCTGAGTTTGACTTACTGGATATTCCGTTCTCTGCGTTGACCACTAAGTAG
- a CDS encoding alpha/beta hydrolase family protein, which produces MKKLVSSFLRSWVVLILISLAIRTEVQAQAPAAKRYSLEGQWRGALTVPGGSLPMMITVTELADGNRFAVLDVPMQRVNREPMTVTPRGDTLTFEAEQAGCRFVGRRSPDGQQLLGVWQQTGYATPLTLLFVPPATTAAPKTFKFPPPYRVEEVSVPNANDHLRLGGTLTIPAGEGPFPAVVLLSDMDTQTRDAVYGNYALAGGLADFLTRRGIAVLRLDDRGIGESGGDSTTVTTVERVRDAQAALAFLRTRPLLDIAHIGVVGHGEGGNIALLAAAQPLPPAFVVTLAAAGMPGREVLAEQRPSLLLRSGTADTALLSLARRQEQAREAARLQADKLRASGSNVAQVETYLEQQRMRQKAEDRKRIDALRKRRRAMLEIVRQTTDNNQAQAIVANMIQQDNPNMRLGLVQVAAARLTSPWYRNYLSFDPLASLANVRNPVLLLHGTGDDMAEAQANLDLLTKGLKANKQVAVQKLDGINHLFQAPTTEWPLINGEPRPVVAPAALEEIQSWIKDQVKK; this is translated from the coding sequence ATGAAAAAGTTGGTTTCCAGTTTCCTACGAAGCTGGGTAGTGCTGATACTGATCAGCTTAGCTATTCGTACTGAGGTGCAGGCTCAGGCACCCGCTGCTAAGCGCTACTCGCTAGAAGGGCAGTGGAGAGGTGCCTTGACTGTGCCGGGTGGAAGCCTGCCAATGATGATTACGGTAACAGAGCTAGCTGATGGCAACCGGTTTGCTGTGCTGGATGTGCCTATGCAGCGCGTTAACCGGGAGCCGATGACGGTAACCCCACGCGGCGATACGCTTACCTTCGAAGCCGAGCAGGCTGGCTGCCGCTTCGTGGGCCGCCGCTCGCCTGATGGGCAGCAGCTATTGGGCGTATGGCAGCAAACAGGCTATGCAACGCCCCTGACTCTATTGTTTGTGCCGCCAGCCACGACGGCGGCGCCCAAAACCTTTAAGTTTCCGCCCCCTTACCGCGTCGAGGAAGTGAGCGTACCGAATGCCAACGACCATTTGCGCTTGGGAGGAACACTCACGATACCAGCCGGTGAAGGACCGTTTCCGGCAGTAGTACTGCTCTCCGATATGGACACCCAAACCCGTGATGCAGTGTATGGCAATTATGCCTTAGCAGGTGGTTTGGCCGACTTTCTTACTCGCCGCGGTATTGCGGTGCTGCGCCTCGACGACCGGGGTATCGGAGAATCGGGAGGGGATTCGACAACCGTAACGACTGTTGAACGAGTGCGTGACGCACAGGCTGCATTGGCTTTTTTGCGAACCCGGCCGCTGCTCGACATTGCGCACATTGGTGTGGTAGGGCATGGTGAGGGAGGAAATATTGCACTGCTGGCGGCTGCCCAACCATTGCCGCCCGCTTTTGTGGTAACGCTGGCAGCAGCGGGCATGCCGGGCCGCGAAGTGCTGGCCGAGCAGCGGCCTTCTCTGTTGCTTCGCTCTGGTACTGCCGACACGGCACTATTGAGTTTGGCCCGCCGCCAAGAGCAAGCCCGTGAAGCCGCCCGCCTTCAGGCCGACAAACTGCGTGCGTCCGGTTCCAATGTCGCCCAGGTGGAAACCTACCTCGAGCAGCAGCGGATGCGCCAGAAAGCAGAAGACCGCAAGCGCATCGATGCGTTGCGTAAGCGCCGCCGCGCCATGCTCGAAATCGTGCGACAGACCACCGACAACAACCAAGCGCAGGCTATTGTAGCCAACATGATTCAGCAGGACAACCCCAACATGCGGTTGGGATTGGTGCAGGTGGCAGCGGCCCGCCTGACTTCGCCGTGGTACCGAAATTACCTCAGCTTCGACCCACTGGCCTCCCTTGCCAACGTACGCAACCCCGTGCTCCTATTGCACGGTACCGGCGACGACATGGCCGAGGCGCAAGCTAATTTGGATTTGCTGACCAAAGGCCTGAAGGCAAACAAGCAAGTGGCAGTGCAGAAGCTGGACGGCATCAACCACCTTTTTCAAGCCCCCACCACTGAGTGGCCCCTGATCAACGGCGAGCCTCGGCCTGTAGTGGCACCCGCAGCCCTCGAAGAAATTCAAAGCTGGATTAAAGACCAAGTTAAAAAGTAA
- a CDS encoding SusD/RagB family nutrient-binding outer membrane lipoprotein: MKKLIFLLCLALSGPALTSCESFLDKNTDPNNPTSTTPNFLLPSIISNGLAIQGFSALRTAYITQYVAARAAGAGGADQYVLTTAFSNATFNNTFFLVGGNIPPMIKLAQEEGSPYYVGAGKIMMALILSHATDMLGDIPYREAFRGELNYTPVYDPQQQLYEDIQVLLDEGIAEMSKPVSENRRPFYSALPSPSGDILYQGDVQKWIRLAWSLKARQAQHLTKKAGLYNPATVLEYASKGFTSSTDDAQLQFQVAVSPLMGTTNIFGPIRNNFAMATYGANFLKFLNGATYAGVIDPRLPIMATPTSTGADPGRGGGPQPPTATTDFYSSWYARDLGYEEIITYHELQFIKAEAAFLANQKATALAAYREGIRAHMAKIGTPTVSTSPAVTFPGITAAQITSYLNSSAVAQTEAQLASPSNPTLPQAIMQQKYIAMFLNPESWTDMRRYDFSAEIYPNLVYPVGANTVAAGQYPRRLLPAEREVVLNTAQVDKIGGLAPDFFIKKVWWDE, encoded by the coding sequence ATGAAAAAGCTAATTTTCCTGCTGTGCCTGGCCCTAAGCGGACCAGCACTGACAAGCTGCGAGAGTTTTCTCGATAAGAACACGGACCCCAACAACCCAACCAGTACTACCCCCAACTTTCTGCTACCCAGTATCATCAGCAACGGGCTGGCTATACAGGGCTTTTCGGCGCTACGCACGGCGTATATCACGCAGTACGTGGCTGCCCGCGCGGCTGGCGCCGGAGGTGCCGACCAATACGTGCTGACGACTGCCTTCAGCAACGCAACGTTCAACAACACCTTCTTTTTGGTGGGGGGCAATATTCCGCCCATGATCAAACTGGCGCAAGAAGAAGGCTCGCCTTATTACGTGGGGGCCGGCAAGATTATGATGGCTCTGATCCTGAGCCACGCCACCGATATGCTCGGCGATATTCCTTACCGGGAAGCTTTCCGCGGCGAATTAAACTACACGCCCGTATACGACCCGCAACAACAGCTGTACGAAGACATCCAAGTGCTCCTAGATGAAGGCATTGCGGAAATGTCGAAGCCAGTTTCTGAAAATAGGCGGCCGTTCTACTCGGCGTTGCCGAGCCCCAGCGGCGACATCCTCTACCAAGGCGATGTGCAAAAGTGGATTCGGCTGGCGTGGTCGTTGAAAGCCCGGCAGGCCCAGCACCTCACCAAGAAGGCCGGCCTCTACAACCCTGCCACTGTGCTGGAGTACGCCTCGAAAGGCTTTACCAGTTCCACCGACGATGCACAGCTGCAATTTCAGGTAGCAGTGTCTCCACTGATGGGCACCACCAATATCTTTGGTCCTATTCGCAACAACTTCGCTATGGCCACTTACGGGGCCAACTTCTTGAAATTTCTCAATGGGGCTACGTACGCCGGCGTCATTGACCCTCGCTTGCCCATTATGGCAACCCCTACCAGCACTGGCGCTGACCCTGGCCGGGGCGGCGGACCGCAGCCGCCTACTGCCACCACGGATTTCTACAGTTCTTGGTATGCCCGCGACCTAGGCTACGAAGAAATCATTACCTACCACGAGCTGCAGTTTATTAAGGCAGAGGCTGCCTTCCTGGCCAATCAGAAGGCTACAGCATTGGCCGCCTACCGAGAAGGCATCCGGGCGCACATGGCGAAGATTGGCACGCCCACCGTTAGCACTTCGCCCGCCGTTACTTTTCCAGGCATCACCGCGGCCCAAATTACCTCTTATCTGAACAGCAGTGCGGTTGCACAAACCGAAGCGCAGTTGGCATCACCCAGCAATCCCACCCTGCCGCAAGCTATTATGCAACAGAAGTACATTGCTATGTTTTTAAACCCTGAATCGTGGACGGATATGCGGCGCTATGATTTCAGTGCCGAGATATATCCTAACCTGGTGTATCCGGTTGGGGCCAACACAGTAGCGGCCGGGCAATACCCACGGCGCCTACTACCCGCAGAGCGTGAGGTAGTGCTTAACACAGCTCAAGTAGATAAAATTGGAGGTCTGGCGCCTGATTTCTTCATCAAGAAAGTATGGTGGGATGAATAG
- a CDS encoding T9SS type A sorting domain-containing protein: protein MKATLRKLAAALALLVPTSASAQAIPNGTFDTWVNRTRLEVPQDWTTVDEGIEGSPFGLLYNTVTTSKDATSRTGAFAAKMESKSDPFLSSYGPIPGGVLLGSANFADVLGVINSRDISNIGGLPFTTRAANMQFYYKLTGTNAAADLAYAIVALTRTVGGTVQTIATGELRIPPAATYTLANIPLAYTSSAIPDSIHIVLVSGTATVRTVGTTLSVDDLVMTGTVASTQNPALAAALTVYPNPSVSGKFQLASPSRPGVATAPYSVTDATGRVVRTAAAAPAGLASGRPLELQGLPAGVYLLHLNTPEGALTHKLLIP, encoded by the coding sequence ATGAAAGCAACTTTACGTAAACTGGCCGCTGCCCTTGCTTTGCTCGTGCCCACATCCGCCTCGGCACAAGCCATACCCAACGGCACCTTCGACACGTGGGTGAACCGCACTAGGCTTGAAGTGCCCCAAGATTGGACCACCGTAGACGAAGGAATTGAGGGTTCCCCTTTCGGCCTACTCTACAATACAGTTACCACTTCAAAAGATGCGACCAGCCGTACAGGGGCGTTTGCTGCGAAGATGGAATCAAAATCAGACCCTTTCCTAAGCTCCTACGGTCCAATACCCGGAGGCGTATTACTAGGCAGCGCAAACTTCGCGGATGTTCTTGGGGTCATCAACTCGCGAGACATTAGCAATATTGGTGGACTGCCATTCACGACGCGCGCTGCCAACATGCAGTTTTATTACAAACTAACGGGAACTAACGCGGCGGCTGATTTGGCCTACGCCATTGTTGCGCTGACGCGCACGGTAGGCGGCACCGTACAAACCATTGCGACTGGTGAGCTACGCATACCACCCGCAGCCACGTATACCTTGGCTAACATCCCCTTGGCGTACACTTCTTCCGCAATTCCAGACTCCATCCATATTGTTCTTGTTTCAGGCACAGCCACAGTTCGCACTGTTGGCACTACCCTTTCTGTAGACGATCTTGTGATGACGGGCACTGTGGCTTCCACTCAAAATCCTGCTTTGGCCGCTGCTCTAACTGTATACCCCAACCCAAGTGTGTCTGGCAAGTTTCAATTGGCCTCGCCTAGCCGGCCAGGCGTAGCTACGGCTCCGTATAGCGTTACAGATGCTACCGGCCGCGTGGTGCGGACGGCGGCGGCGGCTCCAGCTGGCTTGGCTTCCGGTCGGCCACTGGAATTACAAGGCCTACCCGCTGGCGTGTATCTGCTGCATCTGAATACACCAGAAGGCGCACTAACGCATAAGTTACTGATTCCTTAA
- a CDS encoding rhomboid family intramembrane serine protease yields the protein MGTALQLLFEFNLKFQGYLAVPVRLVDGLMPFEEKTDAELLYLAQHGASYSLAVADAAVRELQRRGLIPAELPVPTAPPVAAPAASGSGFQRLKKLLAGMLWPRAGYFTTPLLLLANLLVFLLMGLTGINLVSPAGADLIAWGSNYSPLVPTQPWRLFTSMFLHGGPAHLLLNLSALLLLGVLAEEKVGRWPWLLIYLLSGVGGSLTSWWWHTGGINSVGASGAIFGLYGLLLALLLVRTHFTTRQERAGIIGLLLYFALGSLVGGLQGSAVDNAAHLGGLLTGFGAGIVLGLTNGTPHASKQ from the coding sequence GTGGGAACGGCACTTCAGCTCCTATTCGAGTTCAACCTGAAGTTCCAGGGCTACCTTGCCGTTCCTGTTCGTTTAGTTGATGGCCTCATGCCTTTTGAAGAGAAAACCGATGCGGAGCTCCTGTATCTGGCGCAGCATGGCGCAAGCTACTCCCTGGCCGTTGCCGACGCCGCCGTGCGGGAGCTACAGCGCCGCGGCCTGATTCCAGCGGAGCTGCCAGTTCCTACTGCCCCGCCTGTTGCTGCCCCTGCTGCTTCAGGCAGCGGATTTCAACGACTGAAAAAGTTGCTAGCTGGCATGCTATGGCCACGGGCGGGCTACTTCACCACGCCTTTGTTGCTGCTAGCCAACTTGCTGGTTTTTCTGCTGATGGGCTTGACAGGAATAAATCTAGTGTCTCCCGCCGGGGCAGACCTTATAGCGTGGGGCTCCAACTACTCTCCTCTCGTGCCGACCCAGCCCTGGCGGCTATTCACCAGCATGTTTTTGCACGGCGGCCCGGCGCACTTGTTGCTCAACCTGAGTGCACTGCTGCTGTTGGGCGTGTTGGCAGAAGAGAAAGTGGGTCGTTGGCCTTGGCTGCTTATATACCTGTTGAGTGGGGTGGGTGGCAGCCTCACTAGCTGGTGGTGGCATACGGGCGGCATCAATTCGGTGGGAGCCTCAGGGGCTATTTTTGGGTTGTACGGATTGCTGCTGGCGCTGCTGCTAGTGCGCACGCACTTTACCACGCGGCAAGAACGGGCCGGTATCATCGGCTTGCTGCTTTACTTCGCGCTTGGCAGCTTAGTAGGTGGGTTGCAAGGGTCTGCTGTTGATAATGCGGCTCACTTGGGCGGCCTCCTAACCGGGTTTGGAGCGGGCATAGTTCTGGGGCTCACAAACGGTACTCCGCACGCATCCAAACAATAG
- a CDS encoding esterase/lipase family protein, with product MTDDLLPHDSQPASQPDKQPSRWQRTVAAVGRVAVAPFNTAGYLYRVGQRNQHFTLPVLNGAFGDQLAERNDRRAIQMSFRRHAADVPVASLRLQPTAEGRPRKTVVFLHGLMGDEVIWQAGTPEGLRYGPRLQQDTDAHCLYIRYNTGLHISENGQLLDALLTTLLSAFPAAIGELILVGHSMGGLVARSAGYYAARRQGASSSIADTDSTAETSNWLAHLRDVFLIGVPNDGSFLEQNSHFTSVVLRKINLRPTRFISGLIDKRSNGIKDLRHAILVDEDWQDPHANDLFPPRTLVPPLPRVRYHVLVGSLLKSANSALHDYFGDGLVGAGSALGRVFGDPALPPEQQISTRVFPKLHHGTLLSNPEVYQYLRDRV from the coding sequence GTGACCGACGATCTGCTGCCTCACGATTCGCAACCTGCCTCCCAACCCGACAAACAGCCTTCGCGCTGGCAACGGACTGTAGCGGCTGTTGGCCGGGTTGCCGTGGCGCCCTTCAATACGGCTGGCTACCTCTACCGGGTCGGACAACGCAACCAGCACTTCACCCTGCCTGTTCTCAACGGAGCCTTCGGCGACCAACTCGCCGAGCGCAACGACCGGCGAGCCATCCAAATGAGTTTCCGCCGACACGCCGCCGATGTGCCCGTGGCTTCCCTACGCTTGCAGCCTACTGCGGAAGGGCGCCCACGCAAAACGGTGGTATTCCTGCACGGATTGATGGGCGACGAGGTTATCTGGCAGGCAGGCACGCCAGAGGGCTTGCGCTATGGCCCACGCCTCCAGCAAGACACCGACGCTCATTGCCTTTATATCCGCTACAACACCGGCCTGCACATTTCCGAAAACGGCCAGTTGCTTGACGCTCTCCTGACCACCTTGTTGAGTGCTTTCCCTGCGGCCATCGGTGAACTGATACTGGTCGGGCATAGCATGGGCGGCCTTGTTGCCCGAAGCGCAGGCTACTATGCTGCCCGCCGTCAGGGTGCCAGCAGCTCCATTGCGGACACGGACTCTACAGCAGAAACCAGCAATTGGCTAGCTCACCTGCGCGACGTATTTCTGATTGGGGTGCCCAATGATGGTTCTTTTCTAGAACAGAACAGCCATTTTACATCGGTGGTGCTGCGCAAAATCAACCTGCGGCCCACGCGCTTCATCAGTGGCCTCATCGACAAGCGCAGCAACGGCATCAAGGATTTGCGGCATGCCATCCTGGTTGATGAAGATTGGCAAGACCCACACGCCAACGATTTGTTTCCGCCCCGCACGTTGGTGCCGCCCCTACCCCGCGTCCGCTACCACGTGCTGGTGGGTTCTCTGCTGAAGTCCGCCAACTCGGCCCTCCACGACTACTTTGGCGACGGCCTTGTGGGCGCCGGCAGTGCGCTAGGGCGCGTCTTCGGAGACCCGGCGCTTCCCCCCGAACAGCAAATCAGCACCCGCGTATTCCCGAAGCTCCACCACGGCACGCTGCTTAGCAACCCAGAGGTATACCAGTATTTACGGGACCGAGTGTAG
- a CDS encoding glycoside hydrolase family 10 protein, with protein sequence MSHLFAAGRLLAFFVSIVGLLAVSARPALADVPPKRELRGVWIATVENIDWPSSRNLTPEQQRREYRRMLDQQQRNGINAVFVQVRPASDAFYQSSYEPWSRWLTGTQGKAPSPNYDPLPFLIEEAHNRGMEFHAWFNPYRASMDSVTRRLAPNHPFRQHPEWFLRYAGKLLYNPGLPEVRQYINRIIMDVVRRYDIDGVHFDDYFYPYPEAGQVIHDEMAYAQFNPDNLSVPNWRRQNVNVLIRDLHDSIQHTKRWVKFGVSPFGVWMNQRNDPEGSATSAFEGYSGLYADAREWTRQGWVDYILPQLYWSSSFKVAAYPVLLEWWSRNRFGRHLYIGQGAYRMLETSRRDTAWLGTRELPRQVRLNRTFPADVQGSVFFSSKSLISNPRHAADSLRLNLFRYPALVPTMPWLDAMPPLPAQNLVLTAAPKANTLTWQPAPVAPDGDQAAYYVLYRFASTEAPSPDDPRHILTVLRPRPGTGLVYVDTTARPGLGYAYYLTAVDRLHNESRPVNVRTTGRPVEIIVAQASTTPAPMPPAVPPVATAPVTRPVPRPTTTRATTRTTTSPGSVTKIKTKVKPRKKRGFFQRIFGGR encoded by the coding sequence ATGTCCCATTTGTTTGCCGCCGGCCGGCTTCTTGCTTTTTTTGTTTCCATTGTAGGCCTACTGGCCGTTTCTGCGCGCCCCGCCCTTGCCGATGTGCCCCCCAAACGCGAACTACGCGGCGTTTGGATTGCCACCGTAGAGAACATTGACTGGCCTAGTTCCCGCAATCTTACCCCCGAGCAGCAGCGCCGCGAGTACCGCCGCATGCTGGATCAGCAGCAGCGCAACGGTATCAACGCCGTGTTTGTGCAGGTGCGGCCCGCGTCGGATGCTTTCTACCAGAGCAGCTATGAGCCGTGGAGCCGGTGGCTGACGGGTACCCAGGGCAAGGCACCCAGCCCCAACTACGACCCCTTGCCCTTCCTTATCGAGGAGGCTCACAACCGTGGCATGGAATTCCACGCCTGGTTTAACCCGTACCGCGCTTCCATGGATTCTGTTACGCGCCGGCTGGCTCCCAACCATCCGTTTCGGCAGCACCCGGAGTGGTTTCTGCGCTATGCGGGCAAGTTGCTCTACAACCCTGGGTTGCCGGAAGTGCGCCAGTACATCAACCGCATTATCATGGATGTGGTGCGCCGCTACGACATCGACGGCGTGCACTTCGACGACTACTTCTACCCGTACCCGGAAGCGGGACAGGTCATTCATGATGAAATGGCCTACGCGCAGTTCAACCCCGACAACCTCAGCGTACCGAACTGGCGCCGCCAAAACGTGAACGTGCTTATCCGAGACCTGCACGACTCCATTCAGCACACCAAGCGGTGGGTGAAATTTGGGGTGTCGCCGTTCGGGGTGTGGATGAACCAGCGCAACGACCCGGAGGGCTCGGCCACTTCTGCTTTTGAAGGCTACTCGGGCCTGTACGCCGATGCCCGCGAATGGACGCGCCAGGGCTGGGTTGATTACATCTTGCCGCAGCTGTATTGGAGCAGCAGCTTTAAGGTGGCCGCCTATCCAGTGCTGTTGGAATGGTGGTCGCGCAACCGATTTGGGCGGCACCTCTACATTGGGCAGGGTGCTTACCGCATGCTGGAAACCAGCCGCCGCGACACAGCCTGGCTGGGCACCCGGGAATTGCCCCGGCAGGTGCGCCTCAACCGTACTTTCCCCGCCGATGTGCAGGGAAGCGTATTTTTCAGCTCGAAATCGTTGATTTCCAACCCCCGGCACGCCGCCGATTCCCTGCGCCTGAACCTGTTCCGCTACCCGGCCCTGGTGCCCACTATGCCGTGGCTGGATGCCATGCCACCACTCCCCGCCCAAAACTTGGTGCTCACTGCGGCCCCCAAAGCCAATACGCTCACCTGGCAGCCCGCGCCCGTTGCCCCCGATGGCGACCAAGCCGCCTACTATGTACTCTACCGTTTCGCCTCAACCGAAGCGCCTAGCCCCGACGACCCGCGCCACATCCTGACCGTGCTGCGCCCCCGGCCCGGCACCGGCCTAGTATACGTTGATACCACTGCCCGCCCTGGCCTCGGGTATGCCTATTACCTCACCGCCGTGGACCGGCTGCACAATGAAAGCCGCCCCGTGAATGTGCGCACCACTGGCCGCCCGGTTGAAATCATTGTAGCACAGGCCTCCACCACGCCAGCACCTATGCCGCCCGCCGTACCGCCCGTAGCTACTGCGCCCGTTACGCGGCCCGTGCCCCGCCCAACCACCACTCGTGCTACCACGCGCACTACCACTTCACCAGGCAGCGTCACCAAAATCAAAACCAAGGTTAAGCCCCGGAAAAAGCGCGGCTTCTTCCAGCGAATCTTTGGCGGCCGGTAA